In a single window of the Aminomonas paucivorans DSM 12260 genome:
- a CDS encoding response regulator has protein sequence MTEPVPQGLLSLVFPENRSKVRIALDSFAKGAGLEAETFPDLTSLAMVLESRERLAVLFSLKDTPPQELEPFLQVLRNLPYGASCRVLAFDEEWEQMRVRLKARMAGCDDVLSLPPSTPQLEKALGFSSTTGPLPEAPEGSDLPTTPPGAGGTGTEASRQPILIADDAPVIRVGLKHILKEMDLPVLEADNGNEAYRLSLATPPRLLLTDLVMPGMDGFSLISRFRGTPSNAKTPIIVISSYGDRARLVKALRSGANDFIVKPFRPEVVKEKIRRHLGDEGTEQEA, from the coding sequence ATGACCGAACCCGTTCCCCAGGGGCTGTTGTCCCTGGTGTTTCCCGAGAACCGCTCCAAGGTCCGCATCGCCCTGGATTCCTTCGCCAAGGGAGCGGGTTTGGAGGCGGAGACCTTCCCGGATCTGACCTCCCTGGCAATGGTGCTGGAATCCCGGGAGAGGCTCGCGGTCCTCTTCTCCCTGAAGGACACGCCGCCCCAAGAGCTGGAACCCTTCCTCCAGGTGCTGCGAAACCTCCCCTACGGAGCCTCCTGTCGCGTCCTGGCCTTCGACGAGGAATGGGAGCAGATGCGGGTTCGACTCAAGGCCCGCATGGCAGGATGCGACGACGTCCTGTCCCTGCCCCCCTCCACCCCCCAACTGGAGAAGGCCCTGGGCTTTTCCTCTACTACGGGCCCCCTTCCCGAAGCCCCGGAGGGATCGGATCTCCCTACAACTCCTCCCGGGGCAGGGGGGACGGGAACGGAGGCGTCCCGTCAGCCGATCCTGATCGCCGACGATGCCCCGGTGATCCGGGTGGGGCTCAAGCACATCCTCAAAGAGATGGACCTGCCCGTGCTGGAGGCGGACAACGGAAACGAAGCCTATCGGCTGTCCCTGGCGACCCCTCCGAGGCTGCTCCTCACGGACCTGGTGATGCCGGGAATGGACGGCTTCTCCCTCATCAGCCGGTTTCGTGGAACCCCCAGCAACGCCAAGACCCCCATCATCGTGATCTCCAGCTACGGAGACCGGGCCCGCCTGGTCAAGGCGCTCCGCTCGGGAGCCAACGACTTCATCGTCAAACCCTTCCGCCCCGAGGTGGTGAAGGAAAAGATCCGCCGCCACCTGGGAGACGAAGGGACGGAACAGGAGGCATGA
- the mrtS gene encoding Synerg-CTERM system glutamic-type intramembrane protease MrtS — MENFAKIGVAALFLYGPHLWCHWRKEDPGSYGLRWTWSRGASRDLTLALLVTLIPLTFLALHWPGQTLPRHPDLGTVWRWALSGATAAIIEETFYRGWIQSLLRRRLSPLCAVALTSLVFAASHLILFPYPIFLATFFPGLVMGWLRERHGSIAPGTLYHGLGNLWAIWFFPSPF, encoded by the coding sequence GTGGAAAACTTCGCCAAGATCGGAGTGGCAGCCCTCTTCCTCTACGGTCCCCACCTCTGGTGTCACTGGCGGAAGGAGGATCCCGGCAGCTACGGGCTTCGCTGGACCTGGTCCCGCGGCGCTTCAAGGGACCTGACCCTCGCCCTGCTGGTCACCCTGATCCCTCTCACCTTCCTGGCGCTCCACTGGCCGGGGCAGACCCTGCCCCGACACCCCGATCTGGGGACGGTCTGGAGATGGGCCCTATCCGGGGCGACGGCGGCAATCATTGAGGAGACCTTCTACCGAGGCTGGATCCAGAGTCTTCTGCGACGCCGCCTCTCCCCTCTTTGCGCCGTGGCGCTGACGAGCCTGGTCTTCGCGGCCTCCCACCTGATCCTCTTCCCCTATCCCATCTTCCTGGCCACCTTCTTCCCCGGCCTGGTGATGGGGTGGCTTCGGGAACGCCACGGCTCCATCGCTCCCGGGACGCTGTATCATGGGCTAGGAAACCTCTGGGCGATCTGGTTCTTCCCCAGCCCTTTCTGA
- a CDS encoding Fur family transcriptional regulator, whose translation MWTVEDGIRRLKDRGAKITAQRIAILKRLEGRTDHPSADRLFQEVKEEFPTLSIATIYSTTQILADAGLLKVLSIDEKRVYFDPGTHPHGHFLCTRCGRLLDVGLPEEMKLQVELEGAQVDRLEFFLYGVCPRCL comes from the coding sequence ATGTGGACCGTTGAGGATGGCATCCGCCGCCTGAAAGACCGGGGGGCAAAGATCACCGCGCAGAGGATCGCGATCCTGAAGAGGCTGGAGGGGAGGACGGACCACCCCTCGGCGGATCGGCTCTTTCAGGAGGTGAAGGAGGAGTTCCCCACCCTCTCCATCGCCACGATCTACAGCACCACCCAGATCCTGGCGGACGCGGGACTCCTGAAGGTCCTTTCCATCGACGAGAAGCGGGTCTACTTCGATCCGGGCACCCATCCCCATGGGCATTTCCTCTGCACCCGCTGCGGAAGGCTGCTGGACGTCGGCCTCCCGGAGGAGATGAAGCTCCAGGTGGAACTGGAGGGTGCTCAGGTGGATCGGTTAGAGTTCTTCCTTTACGGCGTTTGCCCTCGTTGCCTGTGA
- the glmU gene encoding bifunctional UDP-N-acetylglucosamine diphosphorylase/glucosamine-1-phosphate N-acetyltransferase GlmU, with amino-acid sequence MDFGDAVGALVLAAGKGTRLKSETPKALVPLLEEPLLFYPQASLQVLGLARRAVVVGHQADRVRQVLANVDPEAVPVEQVELLGTGHAVQSCRSWWKGLEHLLILPVDTPLLRPETLRLLLEEHLREDNGCTVLSFTPPDPKGYGRILRGVRGVSIVEERDATAEQKAVGECNSGIYVFRVAALDAVLPRLGRENAQGEYYLTDVLSLLAQEGEKVGVRQADDDVEVFGINDPFQLAEATDHLRRRILFRWMGQGLKCVDPSSTWIGPRARFGADVWLEPHVQIWGASEVGTGSRVGSFSVLVDSTLGHGSVLLGPVRLQHSCLGAEVQVGPFAYLRDETVLADRVHVGRFVEIKRSSVGEGSKVPHLTYLGDATVGRGSNIGAGTITCNYDGVRKNPTVVGDGCFIGSDTMLVAPVEVGDGATTAAGSVITRDVPPGALGVGRTRQRNVEGWRDRPRRGEKGGQETCPQD; translated from the coding sequence ATGGATTTCGGTGACGCCGTAGGGGCCCTGGTCCTGGCTGCGGGCAAAGGGACCCGTCTGAAGAGCGAAACCCCCAAAGCTCTCGTACCCCTTCTGGAGGAGCCCTTGCTTTTCTACCCCCAGGCCAGCCTTCAGGTGCTGGGACTGGCGAGGCGGGCCGTGGTGGTGGGACACCAGGCGGATCGGGTGCGCCAGGTGTTGGCGAACGTGGATCCGGAGGCTGTGCCAGTGGAACAGGTGGAACTGCTGGGAACGGGACATGCGGTCCAGTCCTGCCGGAGCTGGTGGAAGGGGCTGGAGCATCTCCTGATCCTCCCGGTGGATACGCCCCTGCTTCGGCCGGAAACCCTTCGGCTTCTCCTGGAGGAGCATCTTCGGGAGGACAACGGATGCACCGTCCTGAGCTTCACCCCCCCAGATCCCAAGGGCTACGGCCGCATCCTCCGAGGCGTCCGAGGAGTCTCCATCGTGGAGGAACGGGATGCCACGGCGGAGCAGAAGGCCGTGGGAGAGTGCAACAGCGGCATCTACGTCTTCCGCGTCGCCGCTCTGGACGCAGTCCTCCCCCGCCTGGGCCGGGAGAACGCCCAAGGGGAGTACTACCTGACCGACGTCCTGTCCCTTCTGGCCCAGGAGGGCGAAAAGGTGGGGGTCCGCCAAGCGGACGACGACGTGGAGGTCTTCGGCATCAACGACCCCTTCCAGCTTGCGGAGGCCACGGACCATCTCCGCCGGCGGATCCTCTTCCGATGGATGGGCCAGGGACTCAAGTGCGTCGACCCTTCCAGCACCTGGATCGGTCCTCGCGCCCGGTTCGGCGCGGACGTCTGGCTGGAACCCCACGTCCAGATCTGGGGGGCCTCGGAGGTGGGAACCGGTTCCCGGGTGGGGAGCTTTTCCGTCCTGGTGGACAGCACCTTGGGACACGGGAGCGTCCTCCTGGGGCCGGTGCGCCTTCAGCACAGCTGCCTCGGAGCGGAGGTCCAGGTCGGCCCCTTCGCCTACCTTCGGGACGAGACCGTCCTGGCGGACCGGGTCCACGTGGGCCGGTTCGTGGAGATCAAGCGCAGCTCCGTGGGGGAGGGATCCAAGGTCCCTCACCTCACCTACCTGGGAGACGCCACGGTGGGCCGAGGTTCCAACATCGGAGCGGGAACCATCACCTGCAACTACGACGGGGTCCGCAAGAACCCCACGGTGGTGGGGGACGGCTGCTTCATTGGAAGCGATACCATGCTGGTGGCCCCGGTGGAGGTGGGAGACGGAGCCACCACTGCGGCGGGTTCGGTGATCACTCGGGACGTCCCCCCCGGTGCCTTGGGGGTGGGGCGCACGCGACAGAGGAACGTGGAGGGGTGGCGGGACCGTCCCCGGAGGGGTGAAAAGGGAGGCCAAGAAACATGTCCGCAGGATTGA
- a CDS encoding ribose-phosphate diphosphokinase, whose amino-acid sequence MSAGLREIKVFSGSSHPQFAESICMNLGVPVAASKLFRFSDGEIGVSIEESVRGADVYVVQPTCEPVNENLMELLIIIDALVRASAYRINVVTPYFGYARQDRKTRSREPITAKLVANLLGKAGTHRMIAADLHAGQIQGFFDIPVDHLTGIPLLASYFRKSLRDDVQEGRVVVVSPDIGGVVRARSFAGHINADLAIVDKRRSHDVANFSEVMEIIGDVKGKTAILVDDIVDTAGTLVHAAEALREKGAGKVYACATHGVLSGPAVERVQNSVIEELVFTDTIPMKESKRIDRITVLSIAPLFAEAIRRIHSDHSVSILFHQRPTR is encoded by the coding sequence ATGTCCGCAGGATTGAGGGAGATTAAGGTTTTCTCGGGGAGTTCCCATCCCCAGTTCGCGGAGAGCATCTGCATGAACCTGGGGGTTCCCGTGGCAGCCTCCAAGCTGTTCCGGTTCTCCGACGGGGAGATCGGCGTCTCCATCGAGGAGAGCGTCCGGGGGGCGGACGTGTACGTGGTGCAACCCACCTGCGAACCGGTCAACGAGAACCTGATGGAACTGTTGATCATCATCGATGCGTTGGTGCGGGCCTCGGCCTACCGCATCAACGTCGTGACCCCCTATTTCGGGTACGCCCGGCAGGATCGGAAGACCCGCTCCCGGGAGCCCATCACGGCGAAACTGGTGGCGAACCTCCTGGGCAAGGCGGGGACCCACCGGATGATCGCGGCGGACCTCCACGCGGGACAGATCCAGGGGTTCTTCGACATCCCCGTGGATCACCTGACGGGGATCCCCCTGCTGGCCTCTTACTTCCGCAAGTCCCTGAGGGATGACGTCCAGGAGGGGAGGGTGGTGGTGGTGTCTCCGGACATCGGAGGCGTCGTGAGGGCCCGGAGTTTCGCTGGGCACATCAACGCGGACCTGGCCATCGTGGACAAGCGCCGCTCCCACGATGTAGCCAACTTCTCCGAGGTCATGGAGATCATCGGGGACGTCAAGGGCAAGACCGCCATCCTGGTGGACGACATCGTGGACACCGCCGGAACCCTGGTGCACGCCGCCGAGGCCCTCCGGGAGAAGGGGGCGGGGAAGGTCTACGCCTGCGCCACCCACGGGGTGCTCTCCGGCCCTGCGGTGGAGAGGGTGCAGAACTCCGTCATCGAGGAACTGGTCTTCACCGATACCATCCCCATGAAGGAAAGCAAGCGCATCGACCGGATCACCGTCCTGTCCATCGCGCCCCTGTTTGCCGAGGCGATCCGGAGGATCCATTCCGACCACTCGGTAAGTATCCTGTTCCATCAGCGTCCCACACGCTGA
- a CDS encoding 50S ribosomal protein L25, with amino-acid sequence MQDRAKVVFRSREETGTGVCRKLRVEGLIPAVLYGPAFPEGKKGVVGYKEVLPVVSSSHWETTILELDLGDGRQEMALMREIQRHALTRSPLHIDFLQLVKDHKIRVKVPVHLDNRDTCAGVKLGGLLEQFLYELEVEVLPQDIPEQIRLNVQGLGMNKEIKVSDVPLPQGATWVQDPDSVVVSLVPPKGAEEEALPEEEQEIQVVAKGKAKKEGEA; translated from the coding sequence ATGCAAGATCGTGCGAAAGTGGTGTTTCGTTCCCGAGAGGAAACCGGAACCGGAGTGTGCCGCAAGCTCCGGGTGGAGGGCCTGATCCCTGCGGTCCTTTACGGCCCCGCGTTTCCCGAAGGCAAGAAAGGTGTGGTGGGCTACAAAGAGGTCCTGCCCGTGGTTTCGAGTTCCCACTGGGAAACCACCATCCTGGAGCTGGACCTGGGAGACGGTCGCCAGGAGATGGCCCTGATGAGGGAGATCCAGCGTCACGCCCTCACCCGCAGCCCCCTGCACATCGACTTTCTTCAGCTGGTGAAGGATCACAAGATCCGCGTGAAGGTTCCGGTGCATCTGGACAACCGGGACACCTGCGCGGGGGTCAAGCTGGGTGGCCTGCTGGAACAGTTCCTCTACGAGCTGGAGGTGGAGGTCCTTCCCCAGGACATTCCCGAGCAGATCCGACTGAACGTCCAGGGTCTGGGCATGAACAAGGAAATCAAGGTCTCCGACGTCCCCCTGCCCCAGGGAGCCACGTGGGTTCAGGATCCGGATTCCGTGGTGGTCTCCCTGGTCCCGCCCAAGGGCGCCGAGGAGGAGGCTCTTCCGGAGGAGGAGCAGGAGATCCAGGTGGTGGCCAAGGGTAAGGCCAAGAAGGAAGGGGAGGCCTAG
- the pth gene encoding aminoacyl-tRNA hydrolase, translating to MKLVVGLGNPGPEYVWSRHNAGWIALDGILQRLGAGKPKLRFEASFWEGLPYEGERCSFLKPLTYMNRSGLSVREAVRYFDLPPSSVLVVYDDVSLPFGKIRLREQGSAGGQKGMVSILGALGTLEVPRLRIGIGEPPPQNAPEGPKRELAPWVLGTFGRRERDLWDPLLDRCHEAFRLWLTLGFPQAMSRVNDPAFCNLPATP from the coding sequence ATGAAGCTCGTGGTGGGCCTGGGCAACCCAGGCCCGGAGTATGTCTGGTCCCGACACAACGCCGGCTGGATCGCTCTGGACGGCATCCTGCAGCGCCTCGGAGCGGGGAAACCCAAGCTCCGCTTCGAGGCGTCCTTTTGGGAGGGGCTCCCCTACGAAGGGGAGCGCTGCTCCTTTCTCAAACCCCTGACGTACATGAACCGAAGCGGCCTTTCGGTGCGCGAGGCGGTGCGTTACTTTGACCTGCCTCCTTCCTCCGTCCTGGTCGTCTACGACGACGTCTCCCTGCCCTTCGGCAAGATTCGCCTGCGGGAGCAGGGGAGTGCGGGGGGGCAAAAGGGCATGGTCTCCATCCTGGGCGCCCTGGGGACCCTGGAGGTCCCGCGCCTTCGCATCGGCATCGGCGAGCCTCCGCCCCAGAACGCCCCGGAGGGGCCCAAGAGGGAACTGGCCCCCTGGGTGTTGGGAACCTTCGGCCGCCGGGAACGGGATCTCTGGGACCCCCTTCTGGATCGGTGCCACGAGGCCTTCCGCCTGTGGCTCACCCTGGGTTTTCCCCAGGCCATGAGCCGGGTGAACGACCCGGCCTTCTGCAACCTTCCCGCCACCCCATGA
- a CDS encoding DEAD/DEAH box helicase — MKDSIGSLSSPSPSSPFEEGTTGYLLGAPCHLPARGAARAWACGFPGERVLAILPNSRELLDYVSDFEALFPEGRCFALPEIPLQGDQEERKPLLVHRGDLVGAWLREGGTLAATASGMLMPFAFSDGTFRIVRGEDGVRGSLLSWLVDKGYQRTDLVWLPGQYALRGALLDLLPPASSVGVRVAFDDEGVESLRLFDPETQRSVRTVEYRDVGAIRGKECLGFRELPLPEDLRIVLFEPGEAELAAENTHWLWEQLREEDPAMDSLESWTEFLLRFSSREIHRISEKVGGSGERIPLRPLPPFRGQLREAEAFLQERMREGVEVRYYGQTTFFREWARNLGASVEERILSEGFLDENRRVLFLSELDLTGVKVRPRSGSFSPPSDWGEDLTPGVLVLHEDYGVGRFLGTERMPLHGGIQEYFILEFAESKRLLLPSYQESKLTRYDGVGGEDVSLDSLRRGHWKRVLEEAKKRAAEAAQKLLEAQARREISEGFPFPPLREETALLLDTFPYRETEDQIRAWEEIREDMERPVPMDRLLVGDVGFGKTELALRAAFKAAMGGKQVALITPTTLLAHQHGQTFRDRLSPFPLRVEVLSRFRTEAEQKEVLGALAEGKVDVVIGTHRLLSGDVRFARMGLLIVDEEHRFGVLHKEKWRAAFPAADVLLLSATPIPRTLHLALGGYRDLSVLATPPHHRRPVLTVVSPWSESLVRGAVLREKARGGQVFWVHNRIQSIHKQALRLRRLFPNLRLEVAHGRMKERELEEVMGRFVEGKTDLLLCTTIIESGLDLPRANTLVVDDAHDLGLAQLHQLRGRVGRREEQAFAFFLYPERAELSREARDRLEAIAELDELGGGLQLARRDLAIRGGGDLMGLLQHGHAARIGFERYCQLLEEQIRLLRGESLALPLVEWSFPVSIPPSYLEEERLRVRLYRRLSRVRTPEEAAALEEELTDRFGKAPHEVRLLLGGTRLRVLGWGMGERFRIGPHRMEAWLLPGLSLDPPKGWLREKDVWVGPGGLEGVASLCSFFEENRRPGEPLQV; from the coding sequence ATGAAGGACTCCATAGGAAGCCTTTCCTCCCCCTCGCCCTCCTCTCCTTTCGAGGAGGGGACGACGGGGTACCTCCTTGGGGCCCCCTGCCATCTCCCCGCCCGGGGAGCCGCCCGGGCCTGGGCCTGCGGCTTCCCGGGAGAACGGGTTCTGGCCATCCTTCCCAACTCTCGGGAGCTGTTGGACTACGTTTCGGACTTCGAGGCCCTGTTCCCGGAAGGACGATGTTTCGCCCTCCCGGAGATCCCCCTTCAGGGGGACCAGGAGGAGCGCAAGCCCCTTCTGGTGCACCGAGGGGACCTGGTAGGGGCCTGGCTTCGAGAGGGCGGAACCCTGGCGGCCACCGCATCGGGGATGCTCATGCCCTTTGCCTTTTCCGACGGGACCTTTCGGATCGTCCGAGGGGAGGACGGAGTCCGGGGGAGCCTCCTTTCCTGGCTGGTGGACAAGGGCTACCAGCGGACGGATCTGGTGTGGCTGCCCGGGCAGTATGCCCTTCGGGGGGCTCTGCTGGACCTGCTCCCCCCTGCTTCCTCCGTGGGCGTCCGAGTGGCCTTCGACGACGAAGGGGTGGAGTCCCTCCGCCTCTTCGACCCGGAAACCCAGCGGAGCGTCCGCACCGTGGAGTATCGGGATGTGGGGGCGATCCGAGGAAAGGAATGCCTCGGGTTCCGGGAGCTGCCCCTTCCGGAGGACCTGCGGATCGTCCTGTTCGAACCCGGGGAGGCGGAGCTGGCGGCGGAGAACACCCACTGGCTCTGGGAGCAGCTTCGGGAGGAGGACCCCGCCATGGATTCCTTGGAATCCTGGACGGAATTCCTGCTTCGCTTCTCCTCCCGGGAGATCCACCGGATCTCCGAGAAGGTGGGTGGATCGGGGGAGCGGATTCCCTTGCGCCCCCTTCCCCCCTTCCGTGGGCAGCTTCGGGAGGCGGAGGCCTTCCTCCAGGAGCGGATGCGGGAGGGGGTGGAGGTCCGGTACTACGGCCAGACCACCTTCTTCCGGGAGTGGGCCCGGAACCTGGGGGCCTCCGTGGAGGAACGGATCCTCTCGGAGGGCTTTCTGGACGAGAACCGGCGGGTGCTGTTCCTCTCGGAGCTGGACCTGACGGGAGTGAAGGTGCGGCCTCGCTCCGGCTCCTTTTCCCCTCCCTCCGATTGGGGGGAGGACCTCACCCCGGGGGTGTTGGTTCTCCACGAGGACTACGGGGTGGGGCGCTTCCTGGGTACGGAGCGGATGCCCCTTCACGGAGGGATCCAGGAGTACTTCATTCTGGAGTTCGCGGAGAGCAAACGGCTGCTGTTGCCCTCCTACCAGGAGTCCAAGCTCACCCGGTACGACGGCGTGGGGGGAGAGGACGTGTCCCTGGACTCCCTCCGGCGGGGGCACTGGAAGCGGGTCCTGGAGGAGGCGAAGAAGCGGGCCGCCGAGGCGGCCCAGAAGCTCCTGGAAGCCCAGGCCCGGCGGGAGATCAGCGAGGGCTTCCCCTTCCCCCCCTTGCGGGAGGAGACGGCCCTGCTCCTGGATACCTTCCCCTACCGGGAAACGGAGGATCAGATCCGGGCCTGGGAGGAGATCCGGGAGGACATGGAGCGCCCTGTTCCCATGGACCGGCTGCTGGTGGGGGACGTGGGCTTCGGGAAGACGGAGCTGGCCCTGAGGGCGGCCTTCAAGGCCGCCATGGGGGGAAAACAGGTGGCCCTGATCACCCCCACCACCCTTCTGGCCCACCAGCACGGTCAGACCTTCCGGGATCGTCTGTCTCCCTTCCCCCTTAGGGTGGAGGTCCTCTCTCGCTTTCGCACCGAGGCGGAGCAGAAGGAAGTGCTCGGGGCCCTGGCGGAGGGGAAGGTGGACGTGGTCATCGGCACCCATCGGCTTCTGAGCGGGGACGTGCGGTTCGCCCGCATGGGGCTTCTGATCGTGGACGAGGAGCACCGCTTCGGGGTCCTCCACAAGGAAAAGTGGCGCGCCGCCTTTCCCGCTGCGGACGTGCTTCTCCTCTCCGCCACCCCCATCCCCCGGACCCTGCACCTGGCCCTGGGGGGGTACCGGGACCTCTCCGTCCTGGCCACCCCGCCCCACCACCGCAGGCCCGTGCTCACCGTGGTCTCCCCCTGGTCGGAGAGCCTGGTGCGAGGGGCGGTGTTGCGGGAAAAGGCCCGAGGCGGGCAGGTGTTCTGGGTGCACAACCGCATCCAGAGCATCCACAAGCAGGCCCTCCGGCTTCGGAGGCTCTTCCCCAACCTTCGCCTGGAGGTGGCCCACGGGCGCATGAAGGAACGGGAACTGGAGGAGGTCATGGGGCGTTTCGTGGAGGGCAAGACGGACCTGCTTTTGTGCACCACCATCATCGAAAGCGGTCTGGACCTGCCCCGGGCCAACACCCTGGTGGTGGACGACGCCCACGACCTGGGGCTGGCCCAGCTCCATCAGCTACGGGGACGGGTGGGACGGAGGGAGGAACAGGCCTTCGCCTTTTTCCTCTACCCGGAGAGGGCGGAGCTGTCCCGGGAGGCTCGGGACCGCCTGGAGGCCATCGCGGAGCTGGACGAACTGGGCGGGGGGCTCCAGCTTGCCCGGAGGGATCTGGCCATCCGAGGGGGAGGGGATCTCATGGGCCTGCTCCAGCACGGACACGCCGCCCGCATCGGCTTCGAGCGCTACTGCCAGCTTCTGGAGGAGCAGATCCGCCTTCTGCGGGGGGAATCCCTCGCCCTCCCCCTGGTGGAGTGGAGTTTCCCCGTATCCATCCCCCCCTCCTATCTGGAGGAGGAGAGGCTGCGCGTCCGTCTCTATCGAAGGCTGTCCCGCGTCCGAACCCCCGAGGAGGCGGCTGCCCTGGAGGAGGAACTGACGGATCGTTTCGGGAAGGCGCCCCACGAGGTCAGGCTGCTGTTGGGGGGGACTCGCCTGCGGGTTCTGGGATGGGGCATGGGGGAACGCTTCCGCATCGGCCCCCACCGCATGGAGGCGTGGCTCCTCCCGGGGCTTTCCCTCGATCCTCCCAAGGGGTGGCTGCGGGAGAAGGACGTTTGGGTGGGTCCGGGGGGGCTGGAGGGAGTGGCGAGCCTCTGCTCCTTCTTCGAGGAGAATCGGCGACCCGGGGAACCCCTGCAGGTTTGA
- the mazG gene encoding nucleoside triphosphate pyrophosphohydrolase, with protein MENVKVPYQGLEGLASLMARLRSPEGCPWDRKQTYSSLRRYIVEEAFELVEAIEAEDREGICEESGDLLLQVVFLAQLAREEESFTLEDVLEGIIEKLVVRHPHVFGDVIAETPEEVSRNWEIIKSRKRLEGAKDDSALAGVPRSLPALYRALRLQERAAKVGFDWEPGDEAVVLAKIQEEARELEEAVREGTRDQALLELGDLLFAVVNLARRLDLDPEDALQRSCGKFSRRFRRIEDSLKDEGRKMQDCPLAELDALWDQVKSQEGPGEAGTPRSS; from the coding sequence GTGGAAAACGTGAAAGTCCCCTACCAGGGGCTGGAGGGATTGGCGTCCCTTATGGCGAGGTTGCGGAGCCCCGAGGGGTGCCCTTGGGACCGGAAACAGACCTACTCCTCCCTGAGACGGTACATCGTGGAGGAGGCCTTCGAACTGGTGGAGGCCATCGAGGCGGAGGACCGGGAAGGCATCTGCGAGGAATCGGGGGATCTCCTGCTCCAGGTGGTGTTTCTGGCGCAACTGGCCCGGGAAGAGGAGTCCTTCACCCTGGAGGATGTGCTGGAGGGGATCATCGAAAAGCTGGTGGTGCGCCACCCCCACGTCTTCGGAGACGTGATCGCCGAGACCCCCGAAGAGGTCAGCCGAAACTGGGAGATCATCAAATCCCGGAAGCGCCTCGAGGGGGCCAAGGATGACTCTGCCCTGGCGGGAGTCCCTCGCTCCCTCCCCGCCCTGTACCGGGCCCTGCGTCTTCAGGAGCGGGCGGCCAAGGTGGGATTCGACTGGGAACCGGGGGACGAAGCGGTGGTGCTCGCCAAGATCCAGGAGGAAGCGCGGGAGCTGGAAGAAGCCGTCCGCGAGGGGACGCGGGATCAGGCTCTCCTGGAGCTGGGAGACCTCCTCTTCGCCGTGGTGAACCTGGCCCGGAGGCTGGACCTGGATCCGGAGGACGCCCTGCAGAGGTCCTGCGGCAAGTTCTCCCGCCGGTTTCGACGGATCGAAGATTCTCTGAAGGATGAGGGCAGAAAGATGCAGGACTGCCCCCTTGCGGAACTGGACGCTTTGTGGGATCAAGTCAAGAGCCAGGAAGGACCGGGGGAAGCGGGAACGCCCCGGAGTTCCTAA
- a CDS encoding NifU family protein yields the protein MEQRVLQVIQEQIRPNLQAHGGDIEFKGFDEVEGAVTVALTGACGGCPFAQETLRVQVEQVLRAAIPEVKSVRREA from the coding sequence ATGGAACAGCGTGTGTTGCAGGTGATTCAGGAGCAAATCCGGCCGAACCTCCAGGCCCACGGTGGGGACATCGAGTTCAAGGGGTTCGACGAGGTGGAAGGCGCTGTGACCGTAGCCCTCACGGGAGCTTGCGGCGGATGCCCCTTTGCCCAGGAGACCCTGCGGGTGCAGGTGGAGCAGGTCCTCCGGGCCGCCATCCCGGAGGTCAAATCGGTCCGGCGAGAGGCGTGA